The proteins below are encoded in one region of Desulfobacterales bacterium:
- a CDS encoding 50S ribosomal protein L18, giving the protein MGTVNKKLEARLKRKKRIRKKIEGTLLRPRLTVFRSNQHIYAQIIDDSCGHTLVAVSSCGSEIKENKEAINKLAIAALVGKIIAKKAIDKKIESVVFDRNGYLYHGRVKALSIGAREGGLIF; this is encoded by the coding sequence ATGGGAACAGTTAATAAAAAGTTAGAAGCACGTTTAAAAAGAAAGAAAAGAATAAGAAAGAAAATAGAAGGGACATTATTGCGTCCAAGATTGACTGTTTTTAGAAGCAATCAGCATATTTATGCTCAAATTATAGATGATTCTTGTGGACATACTTTGGTTGCTGTATCTAGTTGTGGTAGTGAAATAAAAGAAAATAAGGAAGCTATCAATAAATTAGCAATAGCTGCTTTAGTAGGAAAGATTATTGCGAAAAAAGCGATAGATAAAAAAATTGAGAGTGTTGTGTTCGATAGAAATGGGTATTTGTATCATGGTAGAGTAAAAGCATTATCGATAGGCGCTAGAGAGGGTGGTTTAATTTTTTAA
- the rplF gene encoding 50S ribosomal protein L6: MSRIGKKPIVIPEKMKVNYKNGILELSANKGVLRREIHSDVELVVDNEKIMVVAPNDSKKGSALQGLVRALIANMVTGVTKGFERGLEINGIGYKVELKNESLILTLGYSNPIKFDLPNGVSASIEKNKIKLMAIDKELLGHTAASIRRLRPPEPYKLKGIKYIEEIIQKKAGKTGSK, translated from the coding sequence ATGTCTCGAATTGGTAAAAAGCCTATAGTGATACCTGAAAAAATGAAGGTGAACTATAAAAATGGAATTTTGGAGCTTTCCGCTAATAAAGGAGTATTGAGACGCGAAATTCATTCTGATGTTGAATTAGTTGTAGATAATGAAAAAATAATGGTTGTAGCTCCGAATGATTCTAAAAAAGGTAGTGCGCTACAAGGGCTTGTGCGAGCGCTTATAGCTAATATGGTGACCGGCGTTACTAAAGGTTTTGAGAGAGGATTGGAAATTAATGGTATAGGGTATAAGGTAGAATTGAAAAATGAAAGTTTGATTTTAACATTAGGATATTCTAATCCAATCAAGTTTGATTTGCCTAATGGAGTGAGCGCATCTATTGAAAAAAATAAAATAAAATTGATGGCTATCGATAAAGAATTACTTGGGCATACCGCCGCTTCTATACGAAGACTTAGACCACCTGAACCATATAAGTTAAAAGGCATAAAGTATATAGAAGAGATAATTCAAAAGAAAGCTGGAAAGACAGGATCAAAATAA
- the rpsH gene encoding 30S ribosomal protein S8 yields the protein MAITDPIADMLTRLRNSGNAKHANVDIPSSKMKLAIAKILKHEGYIKNYKFIKDEKQGVLRIYLRYDDSQKHAILGLERISRPGRRMYKKCKEVKSVLNGMGIALLSTSKGIMTDREAKEYNFGGELLCNIW from the coding sequence ATGGCTATTACTGATCCGATAGCTGATATGCTAACAAGGCTACGAAATAGCGGAAATGCTAAACATGCTAATGTTGATATCCCTTCATCAAAGATGAAATTAGCGATTGCAAAAATTTTAAAACATGAGGGATATATAAAGAATTATAAGTTCATCAAAGATGAAAAACAGGGAGTTTTAAGAATATATCTTAGGTATGATGATTCACAAAAGCATGCAATTTTGGGACTTGAACGTATAAGTAGACCTGGCAGGCGTATGTATAAAAAATGTAAAGAAGTTAAATCGGTTTTGAATGGTATGGGGATTGCTTTGTTATCTACATCTAAAGGAATAATGACGGATAGGGAAGCTAAAGAATATAATTTTGGCGGTGAGTTATTGTGCAATATTTGGTAA
- a CDS encoding type Z 30S ribosomal protein S14: MAKKSLEIRAMRAHKFKVRNYNRCPLCGRPRAFLRKFGICRICFRNLASEGKMPGVIKSSW; encoded by the coding sequence TTGGCGAAAAAATCATTAGAAATAAGAGCGATGCGGGCTCATAAATTTAAAGTTCGGAATTATAATAGATGTCCTTTATGTGGGAGACCGAGAGCTTTTTTGAGAAAATTTGGTATTTGTCGAATATGCTTTAGAAACTTAGCTTCAGAAGGTAAAATGCCTGGAGTGATTAAATCAAGTTGGTAA
- the rplE gene encoding 50S ribosomal protein L5 — protein sequence MSELKEYYERDVIPALMRTFTYKNIMQVPHIEKIVLNMGLGSAVNNIKLLDAASEELKMISGQKAVITRSKKSIAAFKLRVNMPIGCMVTLRRKRMYDFFNKLVNVALPRVRDFRGISPNSFDKHGNYTLGIKEQIIFPEIEYDKIDSIKGMNITIVTSAKNDLEGKELLRLLGMPFKE from the coding sequence ATGTCAGAGCTCAAAGAATATTATGAAAGAGATGTTATTCCTGCTTTAATGCGGACATTTACATATAAAAATATCATGCAGGTTCCGCACATTGAAAAAATTGTTTTGAATATGGGATTAGGAAGTGCTGTAAATAATATAAAGCTTTTGGATGCTGCATCTGAAGAATTAAAAATGATTTCAGGTCAAAAAGCAGTGATAACAAGGTCAAAAAAATCAATAGCGGCATTTAAGCTGAGAGTAAATATGCCGATAGGGTGTATGGTTACCCTAAGACGAAAGCGGATGTATGATTTTTTTAATAAGCTTGTAAATGTGGCTTTACCTAGAGTTCGTGATTTTAGAGGTATTTCTCCAAATTCATTTGATAAACATGGGAATTATACGTTAGGTATAAAAGAACAGATAATTTTTCCTGAAATTGAATACGATAAAATCGATTCAATTAAGGGCATGAATATAACGATTGTTACAAGTGCTAAAAATGATCTCGAAGGGAAGGAGCTTCTTCGGCTTTTAGGGATGCCATTTAAAGAATAA
- a CDS encoding 50S ribosomal protein L24 codes for MQNKKLEQLKENHRIVRIKKDDKVKIIAGKYKGKIGKVLKVIQKKNRIIVENINIIKRHVKPNPLNRQGGIVEKEAPIHFSNVMLLCNKCVKPIRIKFRILEDGRKVRYCHKCNEMVDG; via the coding sequence ATGCAAAATAAAAAGCTTGAGCAATTGAAAGAAAATCATAGAATAGTTCGTATAAAAAAAGATGATAAAGTAAAGATTATTGCAGGAAAATACAAAGGAAAGATCGGAAAGGTTTTAAAAGTTATACAGAAAAAAAATAGGATAATAGTTGAAAATATTAATATAATTAAGCGGCATGTAAAACCAAATCCTTTGAATCGTCAAGGAGGTATTGTTGAGAAAGAGGCTCCTATACATTTTTCTAATGTGATGCTTCTATGCAATAAATGTGTTAAACCAATAAGAATAAAATTCCGTATTCTTGAAGATGGGAGAAAAGTTAGGTATTGTCACAAATGTAATGAAATGGTAGATGGATAA
- the rplN gene encoding 50S ribosomal protein L14: MIQTETRLTVADNSGAKEVYCIKVLGGSKRRYAMLGDIIVVSVKDAIPNSKVKKGDVLKAVVVRVKKEAIRQDGSYIRFDDNSAVLINNQNEPIGTRIFGPVARELRAKRFMKIVSLAPEVL; the protein is encoded by the coding sequence ATGATACAAACCGAAACAAGGCTTACTGTCGCGGATAATTCAGGTGCAAAAGAAGTTTATTGTATAAAAGTTTTAGGAGGTTCAAAGCGCAGGTATGCTATGCTTGGTGATATTATTGTAGTATCAGTTAAGGATGCTATTCCAAATTCAAAGGTTAAAAAAGGGGATGTGCTAAAAGCCGTTGTTGTCAGAGTAAAAAAAGAAGCGATCCGTCAAGATGGCTCTTATATTAGATTTGATGATAATTCGGCAGTTTTGATAAATAATCAAAATGAACCTATAGGGACTAGAATATTTGGACCTGTTGCTAGAGAATTAAGAGCGAAAAGATTTATGAAGATAGTTTCTTTGGCGCCTGAAGTTTTGTAG
- the rpsQ gene encoding 30S ribosomal protein S17 — translation MLKEQGNRKELVGEVVSNKMQKTIVVTVERLVKHPLYKKYIKRRKKFAAHDEKSECGIGDVVRIIECRPLSKRKRWRLKKVVEKATL, via the coding sequence ATGTTGAAAGAACAAGGGAATAGAAAAGAATTGGTTGGAGAAGTGGTAAGTAACAAAATGCAAAAAACTATTGTTGTTACTGTAGAAAGATTAGTCAAACACCCTTTGTATAAAAAATATATAAAAAGACGTAAAAAATTTGCAGCTCATGATGAAAAAAGCGAATGTGGAATAGGTGATGTTGTACGGATAATAGAATGTAGGCCTTTAAGTAAAAGAAAAAGATGGAGGCTGAAAAAAGTAGTTGAAAAAGCAACTTTGTAA
- the rpmC gene encoding 50S ribosomal protein L29 — protein sequence MKWKELKDLSSPELTNKLVELKQALLNLRFQKVIGQLDNPNVIRKTKRTIARLKTLLSERELNLL from the coding sequence ATGAAGTGGAAAGAGTTAAAAGATTTGAGTTCTCCAGAATTGACAAATAAACTTGTAGAATTAAAACAGGCTTTATTAAATTTACGATTCCAAAAAGTAATAGGACAACTTGATAATCCCAATGTAATTAGAAAAACGAAGCGAACAATCGCACGATTAAAGACATTGTTATCAGAAAGAGAACTTAACTTATTGTAA